A stretch of the Thiomicrorhabdus indica genome encodes the following:
- the modD gene encoding ModD protein, with the protein MIFFQTHEIEAWINEDAPLVDLTSHLLGVEEQPSELTIRTRHTTRLTMMEEAARIFEILGAKVVHCAQSGHDVESGAIIFQAVGRADVLHRGWKVAMNLLEYLCGVATLTANMVKQVEAVRQIPLLVTRKHIPGMKKAMTKAILNGGAHPHRLGLSETILVFDNHLNVIGGRETLNHKIPAMQAAACEKKISVECDTYAQALQAANAGADMIQFDKVPVDELIEWNLNLKQQFPTVKVLIAGGVNPDNVQDYAKSGVDGIVLSSVYHAKPADLGVNIQRLSD; encoded by the coding sequence ATGATTTTTTTTCAAACCCACGAAATCGAAGCTTGGATTAATGAAGATGCACCTTTGGTTGATTTAACCAGTCACTTGCTTGGCGTTGAAGAACAGCCTTCAGAATTGACCATTCGCACTCGCCACACAACTCGCCTAACCATGATGGAAGAAGCGGCACGCATTTTTGAAATCTTAGGCGCAAAAGTTGTGCACTGCGCCCAATCTGGGCATGACGTCGAAAGTGGCGCCATTATTTTTCAAGCCGTTGGTCGTGCCGATGTCCTGCATCGCGGCTGGAAAGTAGCGATGAATTTATTGGAATATTTGTGCGGAGTCGCCACACTCACCGCCAATATGGTCAAACAAGTCGAAGCCGTCAGACAGATTCCGTTACTCGTAACACGCAAACATATTCCAGGGATGAAAAAGGCCATGACCAAAGCAATTCTCAATGGCGGCGCTCATCCACATCGTTTAGGTTTATCCGAAACCATTTTGGTCTTTGACAATCATCTAAATGTTATTGGCGGAAGAGAAACTCTCAACCACAAAATTCCCGCAATGCAGGCTGCAGCCTGTGAAAAGAAAATTTCCGTGGAATGTGACACTTACGCTCAAGCTTTGCAAGCTGCGAACGCCGGTGCCGATATGATTCAATTTGATAAGGTACCGGTTGATGAACTCATTGAATGGAATCTAAACCTGAAACAACAATTTCCAACAGTAAAAGTTCTGATTGCCGGCGGGGTGAATCCAGACAATGTTCAAGACTATGCCAAATCCGGCGTCGACGGCATTGTTTTAAGCTCTGTCTATCATGCAAAACCGGCAGACCTAGGCGTCAATATCCAACGACTAAGCGATTAA
- the modA gene encoding molybdate ABC transporter substrate-binding protein, translating into MKTLSRLLHKLMGATLVGALFSFSQIVTAADLLIVAGGGYKKPMQAVIHDYQKNSGKAVDASYGNMRQILAQAKASGKIALVVGDEKFLNQTDLFSAYQPIGKGKLVIAWAKGSPAIKTTKDLTNPEISRIAHPHAKKAIYGRAAIEWLTSNKLQNPLSEVLMQASTVPQVSSYLVAREVDAGFINLTDAIGLGDRIGGYTLLDSGYSPIKIVAGTLKGHENNLELKAFKAFLQSEQAKTLFTQFGL; encoded by the coding sequence ATGAAAACTCTATCTAGATTATTACACAAACTTATGGGAGCAACGCTGGTTGGTGCCCTTTTCTCTTTCAGCCAAATCGTCACTGCGGCCGATTTGTTAATTGTTGCGGGTGGCGGCTACAAAAAACCGATGCAAGCTGTCATTCATGACTATCAAAAAAACTCTGGTAAAGCGGTCGATGCCAGCTACGGTAATATGCGTCAAATTTTGGCTCAGGCCAAGGCCTCAGGAAAAATTGCACTGGTGGTAGGTGATGAGAAGTTTTTGAATCAAACGGATCTATTCTCCGCTTACCAACCGATTGGTAAAGGTAAATTGGTCATCGCTTGGGCAAAAGGCAGCCCTGCCATTAAAACGACCAAAGACTTAACCAACCCTGAAATCAGCCGTATTGCTCATCCACATGCTAAAAAAGCGATTTACGGACGTGCGGCAATCGAATGGTTGACTTCTAACAAGCTACAAAACCCTTTAAGTGAAGTGTTAATGCAAGCTTCGACCGTCCCGCAAGTCTCTTCATACCTTGTCGCACGAGAAGTTGATGCAGGCTTTATTAATCTCACCGATGCCATTGGTTTAGGCGACCGTATTGGGGGCTACACACTTTTAGACAGTGGTTACAGCCCGATTAAAATAGTTGCTGGAACGCTTAAAGGGCACGAGAACAATTTGGAACTCAAGGCGTTTAAAGCCTTTTTACAAAGTGAACAAGCCAAAACCTTGTTTACCCAATTTGGTCTATAA
- the hemN gene encoding oxygen-independent coproporphyrinogen III oxidase — protein MQQAIQFDEALIKRYNQTGPRYTSYPTALQFDESFGMSDYAAAAKRSNESDRGLSLYFHIPFCDTVCFFCACNKVWTRDRSKTTPYLDRLFKEIEMQSKLFDSSRKVEQLHWGGGTPTFINNDEMRALMDKTRQHFNLYDDDSGEYSIEIDPREANRESVLLMRELGFNRMSLGVQDFDEKVQKAVNRIQTQAETFEVLEGAREAGFLSVNVDLIYGLPHQTERGFIRTLDRVLEAQPDRFSIFNYAHMPSLFPTQKKMNEADMPNPDEKLAILHAATERLLQAGYVYIGMDHFAKPDDELAVAQRNETLYRNFQGYSTHAECDLVGMGATSISLVNNTYAQNRKSLAEYYEAIDSGELAVFRGVQLTEDDELRRDVITRLISHFHLNFEVINQQWQIHFDEYFAKEIQNLAPMVEDGLITLDGKDIFVTPKGRLLIRNICMVFDAYLKPDMQNRFSKVI, from the coding sequence ATGCAACAGGCAATTCAATTCGATGAAGCGTTAATTAAGCGCTATAACCAAACAGGACCTCGTTACACGTCTTACCCAACTGCGTTGCAGTTTGATGAGTCGTTTGGAATGAGCGACTATGCAGCGGCGGCTAAACGAAGTAATGAGTCTGATCGTGGCTTGTCGTTGTATTTCCATATTCCGTTTTGCGACACGGTTTGTTTTTTTTGTGCCTGTAATAAAGTCTGGACGCGCGACCGTTCAAAAACTACACCATATTTGGATCGTCTGTTTAAAGAAATTGAAATGCAATCCAAATTGTTTGATTCAAGCCGAAAAGTCGAACAGCTGCACTGGGGTGGTGGTACTCCGACCTTTATTAATAATGATGAAATGCGTGCTCTGATGGATAAAACTCGTCAGCATTTTAATTTGTATGATGATGATTCCGGAGAATACTCAATTGAAATTGACCCTCGAGAGGCTAATCGAGAATCCGTGTTGTTGATGCGCGAACTTGGCTTTAACCGAATGAGTTTGGGGGTGCAAGACTTCGATGAAAAAGTCCAAAAAGCGGTGAATCGTATTCAAACGCAGGCAGAAACTTTTGAGGTGTTGGAAGGTGCGCGTGAAGCTGGATTTTTGTCGGTCAATGTCGATTTGATTTATGGTTTGCCACATCAAACTGAGAGAGGGTTTATCCGTACATTGGATCGAGTGCTAGAAGCACAACCGGATCGATTTTCGATTTTCAATTATGCACACATGCCAAGTTTATTCCCAACTCAAAAGAAAATGAATGAAGCAGATATGCCAAATCCAGACGAAAAGTTGGCCATTCTGCATGCTGCGACTGAGCGTCTTTTGCAAGCAGGTTATGTCTACATAGGAATGGATCACTTTGCGAAGCCCGACGATGAACTTGCGGTGGCTCAGCGCAATGAAACCCTATATCGAAATTTTCAGGGTTACTCAACCCATGCGGAATGTGATTTGGTGGGAATGGGGGCAACCTCAATTTCTTTGGTAAACAATACCTATGCGCAAAATCGTAAAAGTTTGGCAGAATATTATGAAGCGATTGATTCGGGTGAATTAGCCGTTTTTCGAGGAGTGCAACTGACCGAAGATGATGAATTGCGACGAGATGTGATTACCCGTTTGATTTCGCACTTTCATTTGAATTTTGAAGTGATAAATCAGCAATGGCAGATTCATTTTGATGAGTATTTTGCTAAAGAGATTCAGAACCTCGCACCGATGGTTGAAGACGGTTTGATTACGCTGGATGGCAAAGATATATTTGTAACCCCTAAAGGCCGTTTGTTGATTCGAAACATCTGTATGGTATTTGATGCTTATTTGAAGCCGGATATGCAGAACCGTTTTTCGAAGGTGATTTAA
- a CDS encoding alginate export family protein gives MKTLSPNIQILFLSSGLFLSNLAHANTELFVEIRERAEHQENLNDKFYGNHPKVGEASDSYLLSRIRVGLDHQFSEHLKGRISLQDSRVLGWGFDDKNWVNSEFGGIENNPQSDPMELGETWLQYQAGAVTTKVGRQAIFYGNKRVFGPGAWKNSGKWVWDAAKVRFKHEKHWVDAFYGKTMLHDPNEFSLEHGHGFTGKGLYGHLKASENLVIEPMLFTKFNDDSNDYLEKDLYYYGTRAVFKDYGFKVDATYLLQKGDILKTTSKSVDVDAYGYNLDINYRLSPKWMLGATHAFATGDDKSTPENERFDGAYGASDKYYGRMNLMGWSNIADYGFLLNYRPHRDWEFQAEYHQFYADVVEDSWRAYKAATATAANNPLKSSSDHYGNEIDLTAVYKMNKQWNFQAGLGVFMPGEAIKQSVANGTKFLTDDTAYSGFFQVQYKFKHAL, from the coding sequence ATGAAAACTTTATCCCCCAACATTCAAATTCTGTTTTTGAGTTCAGGTCTGTTTTTGTCAAATTTAGCGCACGCAAACACTGAGTTATTTGTTGAAATCCGTGAGCGCGCGGAACATCAAGAAAATCTCAATGACAAATTTTATGGCAACCATCCAAAAGTCGGCGAAGCTTCAGATAGCTATCTTCTTAGTCGGATTCGAGTCGGTCTTGACCACCAATTTTCTGAACATCTAAAAGGCCGTATTAGCCTGCAAGACAGCCGAGTATTGGGCTGGGGCTTTGACGATAAAAATTGGGTCAATAGCGAATTTGGCGGTATTGAAAACAATCCTCAATCCGATCCAATGGAGTTGGGTGAAACTTGGCTGCAATATCAAGCGGGAGCTGTAACGACAAAAGTCGGTCGCCAAGCGATCTTTTATGGCAATAAACGTGTTTTTGGCCCTGGGGCTTGGAAAAACTCCGGCAAATGGGTTTGGGATGCCGCAAAGGTTCGTTTCAAACACGAAAAACACTGGGTGGATGCATTTTATGGCAAAACCATGCTACATGATCCAAACGAATTCAGCCTAGAACATGGACACGGCTTCACTGGAAAAGGGCTTTATGGCCACTTAAAAGCATCTGAAAACTTGGTCATCGAGCCAATGTTGTTCACTAAATTCAATGATGACAGTAATGACTATTTAGAAAAAGACCTTTACTACTACGGAACCAGAGCAGTTTTCAAAGATTATGGCTTTAAAGTCGATGCAACCTACCTTCTACAAAAAGGCGATATTCTGAAAACAACTTCGAAGAGCGTCGATGTCGATGCCTATGGTTACAATCTGGACATCAATTACCGACTCTCTCCAAAATGGATGCTTGGTGCGACCCATGCTTTTGCAACCGGTGACGACAAATCAACACCAGAAAACGAGCGTTTTGATGGAGCCTATGGCGCATCAGATAAATACTATGGCCGAATGAATTTAATGGGGTGGTCGAATATAGCGGATTATGGATTTTTACTGAACTATCGCCCACACCGTGATTGGGAATTCCAAGCAGAATATCACCAATTTTATGCCGATGTCGTTGAAGATTCATGGCGTGCTTATAAAGCCGCTACTGCAACTGCTGCCAACAACCCTCTAAAATCATCAAGCGATCACTACGGCAATGAAATCGACCTGACCGCCGTTTATAAAATGAATAAACAGTGGAACTTCCAAGCTGGATTAGGTGTCTTTATGCCAGGAGAGGCCATTAAACAATCCGTTGCCAACGGCACAAAATTCTTAACGGATGACACGGCTTATTCCGGTTTTTTTCAAGTGCAATATAAATTTAAACACGCTCTATAA
- a CDS encoding YdcF family protein yields the protein MLIPTSVVALMISIYPVSDWLIEPLEKRFLAPETLPDTVDGIIILGGGEDVSVGISWNSKEIGLAGDRFISTQELAQIYPKAPIIFTGGVGQLTMHSHLQMQLSTQNSPLGSQILQGLGIEPERLVVERLSRNTFENFKNIQPLLPNSTGRYLLVTSAYHMPRSVGIARKLRINVIPYPADYRSTHENFRRIDFDFYGHLQALEPAWKEWIGLTAYYWTGKTSEWFPKEN from the coding sequence ATGCTTATTCCCACAAGCGTTGTTGCATTGATGATTTCAATCTACCCAGTCAGTGATTGGCTCATAGAGCCTTTAGAAAAACGTTTTCTTGCACCTGAAACTTTACCGGACACAGTAGACGGGATCATTATTTTAGGGGGTGGAGAAGATGTTTCCGTCGGTATCAGTTGGAATTCAAAAGAAATTGGATTAGCTGGAGACCGGTTCATCAGCACTCAGGAGCTGGCACAAATCTATCCAAAAGCTCCGATTATTTTTACCGGTGGAGTAGGACAACTGACCATGCACAGCCATCTACAAATGCAGCTAAGCACTCAAAACTCACCGCTTGGTTCTCAGATTTTACAAGGCTTAGGCATCGAGCCTGAACGGCTTGTTGTCGAGCGTTTATCGCGAAATACCTTTGAAAACTTTAAAAACATCCAACCGTTATTACCCAATTCAACCGGCCGGTATCTATTAGTCACTTCTGCATATCACATGCCCCGTTCCGTAGGCATTGCTCGAAAACTACGGATTAACGTAATTCCTTACCCTGCGGATTATCGCTCTACTCACGAAAATTTTAGAAGGATTGATTTTGACTTTTATGGACATTTACAAGCACTGGAACCCGCTTGGAAAGAATGGATTGGCTTAACAGCGTATTACTGGACAGGCAAAACTAGTGAGTGGTTTCCGAAAGAAAACTAA
- a CDS encoding molybdate ABC transporter permease subunit — MSCSLGPLWISLKVMLLSGVLLIIIGLPLAWLLSRPKWRGQGMLEIFVTLPLVFPPIAIGFFLLLLLGRDGWLNQMLPAGFQFELIFSFSALLIASVIAGLPLMIKPIQAAWQSETTYLVEASYGLGKSPWQTFWAITLPSIAPAVAAGLTLGVGRGMGEVGMSLMLGGNLIGQTDTLSLAIYNSVLDGDFNCAMQFTWILAVIAMSLFIVLRRLGRKNY, encoded by the coding sequence ATGTCATGTTCACTTGGACCTTTATGGATCAGTTTAAAGGTTATGTTGCTCAGCGGTGTTCTACTAATCATTATTGGTTTACCCCTAGCATGGCTACTGAGTCGTCCAAAATGGCGAGGGCAAGGAATGCTTGAAATCTTTGTCACCTTGCCACTGGTATTCCCTCCTATTGCCATCGGTTTTTTTCTTTTACTTTTACTGGGGCGTGATGGATGGCTGAACCAGATGCTTCCGGCCGGCTTTCAATTTGAATTGATTTTTTCCTTTAGCGCGTTATTGATTGCCAGTGTCATTGCAGGACTGCCGTTAATGATTAAACCCATTCAAGCAGCATGGCAAAGCGAAACGACTTACTTGGTAGAAGCCTCTTATGGTTTGGGTAAATCACCTTGGCAAACCTTTTGGGCAATTACTTTACCCAGTATTGCACCTGCAGTTGCCGCTGGCTTAACGCTTGGCGTTGGACGCGGCATGGGCGAAGTCGGTATGAGTTTAATGCTTGGCGGCAATTTGATTGGACAAACCGATACCCTATCACTTGCTATTTATAACTCAGTTTTAGATGGCGATTTTAACTGCGCAATGCAATTTACTTGGATTTTAGCGGTGATTGCAATGAGCCTATTTATAGTTCTACGTCGCTTAGGGCGCAAAAATTACTAA
- a CDS encoding ATP-binding cassette domain-containing protein, producing MNSSTHLTPQSLHFMLKGTLQSAMGALAVEWSATIEANQTILLTGESGSGKTTLMRALAGLPSQLSGKVQWGQELWQTQQKIHRPVYKRPIGMMWQQYALFPHQTVGQQLLFAHKSKERAQALLKAVGLSRLTERYPHQLSGGQQQRLALARTLMRSPSLLLLDEPLSALDIDTREEILEWLRVERAQHPFSMIVTSHDPKDWQLFDPQKWRIKDANLFMDQSNQKADQTQVMREKIA from the coding sequence ATGAACAGTTCTACACATTTAACACCACAATCATTGCATTTCATGCTCAAAGGAACTCTACAAAGTGCTATGGGCGCTTTAGCCGTAGAGTGGTCTGCAACCATTGAAGCAAACCAAACTATTTTGCTGACAGGCGAATCTGGTAGCGGTAAAACCACATTAATGCGTGCTTTAGCAGGCTTACCGAGTCAATTAAGTGGAAAGGTTCAGTGGGGACAAGAACTTTGGCAAACCCAACAAAAAATTCACCGACCGGTATATAAACGCCCTATTGGCATGATGTGGCAGCAGTATGCACTGTTTCCACATCAAACCGTTGGTCAACAGTTGCTATTTGCTCATAAAAGCAAAGAACGTGCACAAGCCTTACTCAAAGCCGTTGGCTTGAGCCGATTAACAGAGCGCTATCCACATCAGCTCTCCGGTGGCCAGCAACAACGTCTAGCATTAGCCCGAACCTTAATGCGTTCACCCTCTTTGTTATTATTGGATGAACCCTTAAGTGCGCTGGATATTGATACGCGTGAAGAAATTTTAGAATGGTTAAGAGTCGAACGCGCACAACACCCGTTTAGCATGATCGTCACTAGCCATGACCCCAAAGATTGGCAATTATTTGACCCACAAAAATGGCGGATTAAAGACGCAAATTTATTCATGGATCAAAGCAATCAAAAAGCCGACCAGACACAGGTCATGCGTGAAAAAATCGCTTAA
- the dnaX gene encoding DNA polymerase III subunit gamma/tau gives MSYTVLARKWRPKKFAELVGQQHVMQALANALDQNRLHHAYLFTGTRGVGKTTIARIFAKALNCEQGISSTPCGVCDNCRAIDEGKFIDLIEVDAASKTKVDDTREILDNVQFAATQGRFKVYLIDEVHMLSKSSFNALLKTLEEPPEHVKFILATTDPHKLPITVLSRCLQFNLMRLTIEQIQSHLAYVLSQESLKFEESALGLIAKSADGSARDALSLLDQAIAYSGGAIQFESVQTMLGLVDQQFTIRVLEALADYASEDLKAVIMDIGAMGVDYQALLTQLIEALHAISYHQVFQDVNLNSGLPDETLTAFAESLSAERVQMLYQIALLTKQDMLLSPDIRIGFEMGLMRMLAFSPKAVQEVHTPDSHGFGKSTPSTQMETVQTNQSLSSTISQQGPVITSEKPSVHAYQGAQGPNVQSSNTGANPSKDSLDSGLASGIRPDEPSMIQDMGINDAMSHLSSARSLVSSAAKKKVELSENSEILKTPVEEVVQPQPVNHSEMLQARLQALQAPASAKSDDSSHAKSDSKVSVGLREFKTTDSSSESSHSLNQVPDRFQSQNDEIAEPQNGSFLEEKVDLPWEGENQLSTNKAEDHHLNSLEDLPKAKAVDSTDDGRGQSNHTQNDIEESALSTQAMQQNASQEVLQAEMNQSEDLSQFYDVPWVENSDKTEAAENTGRPVKNSVEGVQETREVATDVNSTGIERINSATDTRVPENIGFNSLTDFEQSLTPSQNLTKWMQWIEVLKFSGMKREVALNSILLPAGESFNLALMPEHDYPHVDSIKQEIAQALSQYCKSTVEWQAWPIAQENLSETPSQFLERQSQQKLENAKQSLLSDSALQQLVGAFDMQVLENTFSVKE, from the coding sequence ATGAGTTATACGGTTTTGGCGCGTAAATGGCGTCCAAAGAAATTTGCTGAATTAGTCGGGCAGCAACATGTGATGCAAGCGTTGGCAAATGCTTTGGATCAAAACCGTTTACATCATGCTTATCTATTTACGGGCACGCGCGGAGTGGGGAAAACCACGATTGCACGCATTTTTGCCAAGGCTCTGAATTGCGAGCAAGGAATCAGTTCAACGCCTTGTGGTGTCTGTGATAACTGTCGAGCCATTGATGAAGGTAAATTCATTGATTTGATTGAGGTGGACGCGGCTTCAAAAACCAAAGTAGATGATACACGTGAAATTTTGGATAACGTGCAATTTGCAGCCACACAAGGCCGTTTCAAGGTATATCTGATTGATGAAGTGCACATGCTTTCAAAAAGCAGTTTCAATGCGTTACTCAAAACATTGGAAGAGCCTCCAGAGCATGTGAAATTTATCTTGGCGACAACCGATCCGCACAAGCTACCCATTACGGTTTTGTCGCGTTGCTTGCAGTTTAATTTAATGCGTTTAACGATTGAGCAGATTCAGAGTCACCTAGCTTATGTGTTATCACAGGAGTCTTTGAAATTTGAAGAATCCGCTTTGGGGTTGATTGCGAAAAGTGCGGATGGCTCTGCGCGAGATGCATTAAGTTTACTGGATCAAGCCATTGCTTACAGTGGTGGAGCGATTCAATTTGAGTCGGTGCAGACAATGCTGGGCTTGGTGGATCAACAGTTTACTATCCGAGTTTTAGAGGCTCTTGCCGACTATGCATCTGAGGATTTAAAAGCGGTCATCATGGATATTGGCGCAATGGGGGTAGATTACCAAGCCCTTTTGACTCAATTGATTGAGGCTTTACATGCGATTAGTTATCATCAGGTCTTTCAAGACGTGAATTTAAATTCTGGGCTGCCAGATGAAACTTTGACCGCCTTTGCTGAGAGTTTATCGGCGGAAAGAGTGCAAATGCTTTATCAAATTGCTTTGCTGACCAAGCAAGATATGTTGCTATCTCCGGATATCCGAATTGGCTTTGAAATGGGGCTGATGAGAATGTTGGCCTTTTCTCCCAAGGCGGTACAAGAAGTGCATACTCCAGACTCTCATGGATTTGGAAAATCAACGCCTTCTACCCAAATGGAGACTGTCCAAACTAACCAAAGTTTGAGTTCTACCATAAGCCAGCAAGGGCCTGTTATCACGTCAGAAAAACCTTCGGTTCATGCGTATCAAGGGGCGCAAGGTCCAAATGTTCAAAGCTCAAATACAGGGGCGAACCCCAGTAAAGACTCTTTAGATTCTGGATTGGCATCAGGAATCCGTCCTGATGAACCATCAATGATTCAAGACATGGGAATTAATGACGCTATGAGTCACCTTAGTTCTGCTCGATCTTTGGTTTCAAGTGCTGCAAAAAAAAAAGTTGAGCTAAGTGAAAACTCTGAAATTTTAAAAACACCTGTTGAAGAGGTCGTTCAGCCTCAACCGGTGAACCATTCTGAAATGTTGCAAGCGCGTTTACAGGCATTGCAAGCTCCTGCATCAGCTAAGTCTGACGACTCTTCTCATGCTAAAAGTGATTCCAAGGTAAGTGTGGGTTTGAGAGAGTTTAAAACGACTGACTCATCTTCGGAATCAAGCCATTCCTTAAATCAAGTTCCAGATCGTTTTCAATCGCAAAATGATGAAATAGCTGAGCCGCAAAATGGCTCCTTCCTTGAAGAAAAAGTTGATTTACCTTGGGAAGGCGAAAATCAGTTATCAACAAATAAGGCCGAGGATCACCATTTAAATTCGTTGGAAGATCTACCGAAAGCAAAAGCTGTTGATAGCACAGATGATGGTAGGGGGCAGTCTAATCACACCCAAAATGACATCGAAGAATCAGCTCTTTCAACGCAGGCGATGCAGCAAAATGCTTCCCAAGAGGTTCTTCAAGCAGAAATGAATCAGTCTGAAGACTTATCGCAGTTTTATGATGTTCCTTGGGTTGAAAACTCCGATAAAACTGAAGCTGCTGAAAACACTGGCCGGCCGGTAAAAAATAGTGTTGAAGGAGTCCAAGAGACTCGAGAAGTGGCGACAGATGTGAATTCTACGGGCATAGAAAGGATTAACTCAGCCACAGATACAAGAGTGCCAGAAAACATTGGTTTTAATAGCTTGACCGACTTTGAGCAAAGTCTTACGCCTTCCCAGAATTTAACTAAATGGATGCAATGGATTGAGGTGTTAAAATTTTCAGGGATGAAGCGAGAAGTGGCCTTGAATTCCATTTTATTACCGGCCGGTGAAAGTTTTAATTTGGCGCTAATGCCTGAACATGACTATCCTCATGTTGACTCGATAAAACAAGAAATCGCACAAGCTCTTAGTCAATATTGTAAATCAACTGTTGAATGGCAAGCTTGGCCGATTGCGCAAGAAAATTTATCAGAGACTCCTAGTCAATTTCTTGAAAGACAGTCCCAGCAAAAGCTTGAAAATGCCAAACAGTCCTTGCTGTCAGACTCAGCTTTACAACAGTTGGTCGGAGCGTTTGATATGCAGGTATTGGAGAACACTTTCTCGGTTAAAGAGTAA
- a CDS encoding TOBE domain-containing protein, with product MKFSARNQVKGTVKAINKGAVNTEVVIEIASGVEIVSIITNTSTDSLGLEVGKEAYAVVKASNVMVAVD from the coding sequence ATGAAATTTAGCGCACGTAACCAAGTAAAAGGTACTGTAAAAGCGATCAACAAAGGTGCTGTCAATACTGAAGTTGTGATTGAAATCGCATCAGGTGTTGAGATTGTTTCTATCATTACCAACACGTCAACAGATAGCTTAGGACTTGAAGTGGGCAAAGAAGCTTATGCGGTTGTTAAGGCTTCAAACGTTATGGTCGCAGTAGACTAA
- a CDS encoding EAL and HDOD domain-containing protein, whose translation MHHNLLLNKLPILDATQTLFAYQLSVTPVQGAKLTLQDWHDEAKSLWQGVTENIGFDKLTSNKPVFYQAPLEMLKLDLLPNIEPISNLYVEVNVDLLAHKEALESIKEMMQAGVKIAMQNYEQTEAHDKLLSIAKLVKINQKTASSDVFNTILTKLHDKSLEVVVTEVDSEGLFQTLRDKGAKLFQGYFFTNPVVSTKKEISSNKLAMLKLLAEVNNPDVEFSALAETIGADVGLTHKLLSAINHPQNELPYVVESLKDAVNFMGLKRLKFWVNMLMMSEVDDVPEELLMTALVRAKFLEMVAEAINQKDQAERYFMVGLFSTLNAFLKEPMVDIVDELPLSDEVKVALTDQKGSMGKGLFIARSMEQGNTQVLMAGFESMDIMAISNSYMSANGWASQTLSSLN comes from the coding sequence ATGCATCACAACTTACTGCTAAATAAATTACCTATTTTAGATGCGACGCAAACGCTGTTTGCTTATCAATTGAGTGTTACGCCGGTGCAAGGTGCGAAGTTGACGCTTCAAGATTGGCATGATGAAGCGAAGTCTTTATGGCAAGGTGTGACTGAAAATATTGGTTTTGACAAATTAACGTCAAACAAGCCTGTTTTTTATCAAGCGCCACTTGAAATGTTGAAATTAGACTTATTACCCAATATTGAACCGATTTCGAATCTCTATGTTGAGGTGAATGTGGATTTACTGGCGCACAAAGAAGCCTTGGAATCGATTAAAGAGATGATGCAGGCTGGTGTGAAAATTGCCATGCAAAATTATGAGCAGACAGAAGCGCATGACAAGCTTTTATCGATTGCAAAGCTTGTGAAAATCAACCAAAAGACAGCGAGTAGCGATGTTTTTAATACCATTTTGACTAAATTACACGATAAAAGTCTGGAAGTGGTCGTGACAGAAGTTGATTCAGAAGGGTTGTTCCAAACCCTAAGAGATAAAGGTGCAAAGCTATTTCAAGGGTATTTTTTCACTAATCCAGTTGTCTCCACGAAGAAAGAAATTTCCAGCAACAAACTGGCAATGTTAAAACTTTTGGCCGAAGTGAATAATCCTGATGTGGAATTTAGCGCTTTGGCAGAAACGATTGGTGCTGATGTTGGATTGACGCATAAACTGCTATCCGCTATTAATCACCCTCAGAATGAATTGCCTTACGTTGTGGAATCCTTGAAAGATGCGGTCAATTTCATGGGGCTTAAGCGTCTGAAATTTTGGGTCAATATGTTGATGATGTCGGAAGTGGATGATGTTCCAGAAGAATTATTGATGACGGCTCTGGTTCGAGCAAAGTTTTTAGAGATGGTGGCAGAAGCGATCAATCAAAAAGATCAGGCAGAGCGCTATTTCATGGTCGGGCTTTTCTCAACGTTGAATGCGTTTTTGAAAGAACCAATGGTTGATATTGTTGATGAACTTCCTTTGTCGGATGAAGTTAAAGTTGCTTTAACGGATCAGAAAGGTTCGATGGGTAAAGGTTTGTTTATTGCTCGTTCTATGGAGCAAGGAAATACCCAAGTCTTGATGGCTGGTTTTGAAAGTATGGATATTATGGCGATTTCCAACAGCTATATGTCTGCCAATGGATGGGCGTCGCAAACTTTGTCGAGCTTGAATTAA